A part of Mustela erminea isolate mMusErm1 chromosome 9, mMusErm1.Pri, whole genome shotgun sequence genomic DNA contains:
- the LOC116599747 gene encoding olfactory receptor 52K1-like: MATSASNITSTHPAVFVLMGIPGLEHLHNWISIPFCSAYTLALLGNCTLLFIIQADAALHEPMYLFLAMLATIDLVLSSTTLPKMLAVFWFRDREISFYGCLVQMFFLHSFSIMESAVLLAMAFDRYVAICKPLHYTTVLTGPLITKIGMAAVARAVTLMTPLPFLLKRFHYCRGPIIAHCYCEHMAVVRLACGDTRFNNIYGIAVAMFIVVLDLLFVILSYIFILRAVLQLASQEARYKAFGTCVSHIGAILAFYTPVVISSVMHRVARRAAPHVHILFANFYLLFPPMINPIIYGVKTKQIRERVLGLFPRKNV; the protein is encoded by the coding sequence ATGGCCACATCAGCCTCCAATATCACCTCAACCCATCCGGCAGTCTTTGTGTTAATGGGAATCCCAGGCCTGGAGCACTTACATAACTGGATTTCCATTCCCTTCTGCTCAGCCTATACTTTAGCCCTGCTAGGCAACTGTACCCTCCTCTTCATTATTCAGGCTGATGCAGCCCTCCATGAGCCCATGTACCTCTTTCTGGCCATGTTGGCAACCATTGACCTGGTCCTCTCTTCTACGACACTTCCCAAAATGTTAGCTGTTTTTTGGTTCAGAGATCGGGAGATCAGCTTCTATGGCTGTCTGGTCCAgatgttctttctccattccttctctATCATGGAGTCAGCAGTGCTGCTGGCCATGGCCTTTGACCGCTACGTGGCTATCTGTAAGCCCCTGCACTACACTACGGTGCTGACTGGGCCCCTTATCACCAAGATTGGCATGGCTGCTGTGGCTCGGGCTGTGACACTAATGACTCCACTCCCTTTTCTGCTCAAACGCTTCCACTACTGCCGAGGCCCCATCATTGCCCACTGCTACTGTGAGCACATGGCTGTGGTAAGGCTGGCCTGTGGGGATACTCGCTTCAACAATATCTATGGCATTGCTGTGGCCATGTTTATAGTGGTGTTGGACCTGCTGTTTGTTATCTTGTCTTATATCTTCATCCTTCGGGCAGTCCTACAGCTTGCCTCTCAGGAGGCCCGCTACAAGGCCTTTGGGACTTGTGTCTCTCACATAGGTGCAATCTTAGCCTTTTACACACCTGTGGTCATCTCTTCAGTCATGCACCGTGTGGCTCGCAGGGCTGCTCCTCATGTCCACATACTCTTTGCTAATTTCTATCTGCTCTTCCCACCCATGATCAATCCCATCATCTATGGTGTCAAGACCAAGCAGATTCGTGAGCGAGTCTTAGGACTATTCCCAAGAAAGAATGTCTAA